The proteins below come from a single Plasmodium sp. gorilla clade G2 genome assembly, chromosome: 13 genomic window:
- a CDS encoding U2 small nuclear ribonucleoprotein A', putative, which produces MRITIDMINEAEQSRNPVLENTISLRGNKISVIENLSITKDYFECIDLSDNEIIKLNNIPYLKKLKTLILCNNKIARIDGDIFDNLPNLNSLVLTNNKLEKLSDLKSLFKAKNLIRLSLLENSVCKLEHYREYLIYNIPSLRYLDFEKIKTKDRELANVTMENFNEDDNENEESS; this is translated from the exons ATGAGGATAACAATTGATATGATAAATGAAGCAGAACAATCCAGAAATCCAGTTCTTGAAAATACTATATCTTTAAGAG GTAATAAAATTAGTGTTATTGAAAACTTAAGTATAACAAAAGATTATTTTGAATGTATAGACTTAAGTGATAATGAAATAatcaaattaaataatattccatatttaaaaaaattaaaaacattaatattatgcAACAATAAAATAGCCAGAATTGATGGAGACATATTCGACAATTTACCAAATTTAAATTCATTAGTTCTTACCAATAATAAg cTAGAAAAATTAAGTGATCttaaatcattatttaaaGCCAAGAATTTAATAAGGTTGAGCCTACTGGAAAATTCAGTGTGCAA GTTAGAACATTATAgagaatatttaatatataatatacccTCATTAAGATATTTagattttgaaaaaataaaaacaaaggaCAGAGAATTGGCAAATGTTACAATGGAAAATTTTAATGAAGATGATAAtg agAATGAAGAATCCAGTTAA